A window of Chloroflexota bacterium genomic DNA:
AAGGAAACGGCAATCAATTCCTGGGAACGCTCCAGCGTCTCCAACAACGTGGCAAGGGAAAGTGCGCCGCCACCAACGACGATCGGCTCCGAACCAGTCTGATAGAGTGCCGTTTCCGCATCACCCCACAATGGCTCCTGTTCCAATAGCACCAACATTCGATTGCGGCCAACGACGATATGGCCAAGAACCCAGTTTAGACAGTTCCCGGAAAAGGGTGGTTGCAGGTAGCTATCCTCGTCGGTCAATCCATCGACCTGCCGTTGGATCACCCATAGATTTGCGCCCAGGGTGCCGGTTAAATCCTGTTCCACTGCCATTTCAGTGTCTCCTGGTCACGATTGAGCTGTTGTCGCGGGTGTGGCGGTACTGCTGCCTCGCGTTCCCCGCTGGCTTGCCCTGGCCGCCTAGCCCTGCTCGGCAGGAATCGTGCCCAACACGTTCAGCTCCAGGGTCCGTTCCACTGCCGACGGCGTGCGCAAAATATCTGCCTCAAGCCACTCCAGGCCGAAAACAATCAAGAGTCCCAGCAAGGCGCCCAACACGGCGCCGGCAATAGCATTGAGCAACGGTTTGGGCTTAAACAGCGGCGCATCGATGATATCGTCAACCAACTTCACCTCGATGCGATCCTGTTTGTCCTGTTGTTGATAGTAGGCATTGCGCTCGTCCACAAACTCATTGGCGAACGCCAGCGCGATATTTGTCGCCACTGCCGGTTCCTGATCCTCGGCCGTAATCTCGATAAGGAACTGATCACCAACCGGATTGACCTCAACTTTGGAGAGCAAATCGTAGGTAGACAGATCGAGCTGGGCGCGGTCGATAACACGGCGAGCGGTCTTGTGGGTCTTGATGTTGACGGCAAAATTGCGCATCAAGTCCTTGGAGATATTGCCCAATCCCCAATCGGGACGGGCAGGCACCACACTGACCGACACTTTGGCCTTGTAGGTTTTGATCTGAACCTGACTGATACCAAATGCAGCAGCCCCCGCCAACAGTGATAGCACGATAATAATCCAGCCGCGCTTTCGCAATATTTCCAGGTAATCACGAATTTCCATGGTCGGTTCTCCGTTTTGAGCAACGGGCGGGATTCTACCACAATCCCGATCAAGCTCAAATTCGCCCTGGTGCCGCTATCGGCTGCTTAGCCGCCGGAGCGGTGCTTGGGTATTTCGGCGATCACAGGTAACCCTAAACTTTCCACGTCACTTTCATCCCGGACGCGATCATCCAGATAATCTACCAGGAAGGCCAACGCGATGCCGGCAGCGAGAGCAATCAGCAGGCGCAAAGGCAGGTCAAGACGATCACTGAGACCAGGCCCTACCTCGCCGATGCCACCCCGATTGATCAAATAGGCAGCACCATTTTGGGCGAACAGACGCGGCATGAAATCAGCTGCCTCTTCCTCGATAGTTTCGATCACCGCGTTGACGATGTCAGGCAACTCATCAGGATTTCCCCAGGTTATACCCACATTCAGGATGCGATGCAGTTTACCTGCCTGAGTAGAGCCTTGAATGGCACCCGGGGGCACGTTGATCCCCTGGACCGCCAGGCGCTGGCTGACGGCAGCAGCAAATTCGCTGCCCCGAACGACCTCAGCCATGTCGTCGATCAGATACTCCGAAGCAAGAGCCGTATAGTAGTTCTCCTCGCCATCGGCCGGTTTCTCAGGCTCAAAACCGACGCTGAGGCTCAACGAGGTTACATATTGAGGCGGACTGGCCTGCCAGGGGCGCTGCGTAAGCAGCGAAAAGACCAGCACCAGGCCCATCAGAAGGGCGGGAATCCACCACCAGCGACGGATAATGGTCCAATATTGACGCAGTTCCATAGGCTCTATGCCCAGTGAGTTCGGAAAGAGATGCCGGCCTGGTGTTCCACGAGCCTGGCCTCAACATAGTTCATCAGTTCAAGGCGGAAGCGCTCCTGGGAAAACCGTTCAGCATTCTCGCGACAATCTCCTGGAGAGATCGAAACGACATCGAATGATCGCACAGTCTCGGCAAGCGTCTCCGCGGTCTGTTCAAAAAATAGCACGCCGGTCTTGCCAGGGATGACGGTGTCAAGGGCACCGCCACCGGCATAGGCAATAACCGGCCGGCCGGCTGCCTGGGCCTCCACTGGAGCGATTCCAAAATCCTCAAGGCCAGGAAAAACAAATGCCTGGCAATGCTGGAACAGATCCGCCAACGTGTCCCAGGAGACCCTGCCAAGGAAGGTGATGTTGGATGCCGCTCTGGACTCCAGCTCGGCTCGGTCACGCCCATCACCAAAAACGATCAAAGGCAAACCCAGTTCATTGAAGGCATCGACGGCCAGATCGACCCGCTTATATGGAATCAGGCGCCCGCCAGCCAGATAGTAGTCGCCGGGCGAGCGGTCAGAAGGTGTAAAGCGCTCCACATCAACGGGAGGGTAGATGATGTCACTATCCCGGCGATAATAGGTCCTTATTCGTTGCTGGACGACCCGGCTGATGGCGACAAAGTGATCTACCCGGTCGGCGGCCAGTCGATCCCAGAGCCTCAATCGGGATAAAAGGGGGCGCAGGACCAGATCAGTCACAGCGCCGAGTCCCTCTCGGGCTCGGTAGGAGTCGTACATCCACAGGAAGCGCGTTGGCGTCAAACAGTAACAGATATGAAGCGTTTCCGGTGGGGTAACAACCCCGTGACAGAAGGCCGACTTGTTGCTCAGCACCAGGTCATAACCGGTGAAGTCGAACTGCTCGAAGGCAAGCGGATAAAAAGGCAGGTAGGCCTGGTGGTGACTGGCAACCAGCGGCAGATGTTGCATGGTGCTGGTGCGAATCTCCCACTCCCGATAGCTCTCGGGCATTCGGTCGGCAGCGTAGATGCTGGTATACACCTGCGCCTCGGGAAACATCTCCACCAGCGTCTCTAAAACGTTTTCTGCACCGCCTATTTGATTCAACCAGTCATGGACAAGGACGGTCTTCATTGAAGTGACATTGTACCCTCTCCGCGGCAAATCGACAAAGCAGTGCCAGTAATGCCCCGACTGGCACAAACGACTATTCGGTGGTATACTTCGGCAACTTCGTCCACTGTAAGATCGTGGTGACAATTTGATTTTTGTTCGGAGGTTGAGCGGTGCAAGTTTCCTGTCTCCAAGAAAACCTGGCCCGAGGCCTTTCCATGGTAGGCCGGGCGGTGGTACCCCGTAGTTCGTGGCCCATTCTGGGCAATATCCTGATAGCAACAGATGATGGTCGTCTGCGCCTGGCCGCCACCGACCGGGAGATTGGTATTACCTGCTGGATCGGGGCCAAGGTCGAAGACGAAGGCACGATCACAGTGCCCGCTCGCCTGCTTTCCGACTTCGTAAACCAGCTGCCACCTGAATTAATCGATATGAATCTCAGCGTGCGCACACTGACTCTCAATCTGAAGTGCGCTCGCTTTGATACCAATGTCAAGGGGATTGACGCCAGCGAATTTCCCATTTTATTGACAGCATCGGATGATAGCGGCGAAGGCATTGGCAACCAGGGCTTCCATATCACAAGTATCCCGGTTTCGACGATGGGCCAGATGATCAATCAGGTTGCTTTTGCCGCCGCCAAGGACGAAAGTCGCCCCAGTCTGACCGGCGTAAATGCCCGGTTCGATGGCGAGCGTTTGACCATGGCAGCTACCGACGGCTTCCGTCTGGCGATACGCAGCACCATTCTGGAGAATCCCCCCGCAGAACCGATCGAGATGGTCATCCCGGCGCGTGCGCTTACAGAGTTACAACGGGTAATCGGCCTGTTGCCTGCCAGTGAGGATGAACAGATGGTGGACATCTACCTGGCGGATACCCACAACCAGGTTCTCTTCCATCTGCCGGATGTAGACATGGTTTCGTCTCTGATTGAACTCAGTTTCCCCAAATACGAGGCCATCATTCCTAAAACATTCGCTACCCGCACTGTGGTGGACACGGGTAGCCTATTGAAGGCTCTGCGAGTCGCCAATATCTTCGCCCGCGATAGTTTGCACATCGTACGCTTTCAGGTTGCACCCGGTGTGAACGGTCAGCCGGGAACTCTTACCCTGACTGCAACCTCCGCCGAATCAGGTGACAATGTGGCGGAGTTGGATGCCCTGGTCGAGGGCGGCGAGTCGGAAATAGCCTTCAACGCACGTTACATGATCGAAGTTCTCAACGCCATCGAAGAACCCGAGATCGCTCTTGAGACTACCAGAGCCAGCGCGCCCGGGGTGATCCGTCCCGTGGGTGTGGGTCCTGAAGAGTTCACCTGTGTCGTCATGCCCATGCATATCAGCGGTTAACTCAGCCGAGAACCGCCATTCTGATCGAAGAAGCTTTCCTTCACGCCAGGTCACCATGCCTGGCGTTTTTGTTGAGCCTTTCCCGTGTATCTAGCTCATCTCTCTCTGACTAACTTCCGCAACTACAGTCGCCTGGAACTCGACCTGTCCGATGGGATCACCCTGTTGCAGGGCCTTAACGCGCAGGGCAAAACCGGTTTCCTCGAGGCGATAGCCTATCTTTCCACATCCCGCTCGTTGTTGTCGACAGCGGAACGAGAACTGGTTAACTGGTTGGCATGGGAGCAGCCCCTGCCTTTTGCGCGCATCGTTGGGGAAATCGAAGGCGGCGGACGTCGGGACAAGATCGAGATCGTTCTGGTGCAAAATGCCAACTCAAGCGCCAACGGCCCGCGCTTGCGCAAAGAAGTGCGCATCAATGGCTCGCCGCGGCGAGCCATCGACCTGATCGGGCAAATGCCCGTCGTTCTGTTCCTGCCTCATGACATCCAGTTGATCGCCGGATCTCCCAGCAACCGCAGGCGCTACATGGACATCGCCCTTTGCCAGATGCAACGGGATTACTGCCGGGCGTTGAGCGCCTACGGCCGGGTAGTTCAGCAGCGCAATGCCCTTCTAAAGGATCTGAGGCAACGCCAGGGATCGCGAGACCAACTGACCTTCTGGGATGACCAGCTGATCGAACATGGCGACCTGGTCATGGCGCGGCGGGCCAGCTTCCTGGCCGATCTGGAATTCGAGGCTAGCCAACGGCACCTGTCGCTGACCGAAGGTCGTGAGCGCCTCCATGTGGATTACAAACCCAGTCTGGCCCTTGAGGAAAGTGACCTCTCGGAAAGGGATGAGATAGACAGCGACGATCCACCCTTTTTGAGCGAACCATCCGCATTTCCCTATCAATCGGCCGGCCCCTCGTCGATCTCCGACCTGTTCAGACAAGCCCTGGAACAGAATCGCCAGCGCGAGATCGCAGCCGGCATGTCGCTGACCGGGCCTCACCGGGATGACATCCAGTTTCTTGTCGAAGGTCGTGACCTTCGAACCTATGGCAGCCGGGGACAGCAGCGCACGGCAACGCTGTCGGTCAAGCTGGCTGAGGTCGCCGTCATGCAGCGCGCCCTGACAACACCACCCATTCTGCTGCTGGATGACGTGATGTCGGAACTCGATCGCGATCGGCGCGCTGCTTTGCTCGAGGCCCTGGGCGGCGTACAACAAGCCCTGGTCACTACCACAGACTGGGAAGATTTCACTCCGGAGTTCCGCCGCCAGGCCCGCTGTATGCAAGTCGATGGCGGACTTGTTCAAACAGTGACGACAGGCGCGGAGGAACCTGAACGACAGCCGCCAACCCGAGACGGGTAACGTGCTCAATCGCATAAAAAAACCCCATCGCATGTGATGGGGTTTTTTGTTTTGCATGTTCCGATCAGCTCTGTTATTTGGCCTGAACCTTAATGGTCTTGGGCTTGCTTTCCTCAGCCTTGGGCACAACAACGGTGATCACACCGTTTTCGAAGGTGGCCTCGATGCTGTCGGCATCCACCGGAACGTTGATAGTGAGGCTGCGGCTGAACTTGCCATAGTGGCGCTCGCGCATCAGATAATCCACGTTCTCCATCGGTGCAGGCAGCTCCCCTTTGATCGAAAGCACATCGCCCTCTACGGTGATTTCCACGCTTTCGGCCGAAACACCAGGTACGCTGGCGCCGATCACGATCTCTTCCTCGGTGGTGTACACATCGAGAGGAAGGCGCCACTCGCTGCCATTCATACCGGGACGCTGCGCCAGGGCAGTCCAACTGGCCCGCACGTTGTTATCTTCTAAAAAGCGATCCATGGTCTCCCGAAGCGTCACGAAGTCGCGCATAGGCTCCCAACGAGTTACTACCTTAGTCATTTTCTCCACTCCTATATGATGGTTTTTTCTCTTCAATACAGCAAAAAAACGATCTGGGATCAAGCCTGGCAACTATCTGCTACCAGGCCGACCCATACGATTTCACCCCCCATGTTAGTGTATTTCTGTTAGATAAGCGTATGTGGATCGTTAGCGTTGTGTTAGAAGCTGTTTGAAAGAGGGTCGAACCCATGGACAAGACTTTTCAAACAGTTCTTTCAAACAGTTTCTGAGAGGCGGTCAGGTAGTTGCCTTTATTCGCCAACGCGAAGGGAGGCCCTCAGTCGAAAGGGCCTGCACTGGAAAACTGCTCATGCAGCGGTTGTAATGACGAGGGGCCCGGCTCAGGCCACCGACGCCAGATGATCATCGACCCGCACAACCCCGGGGACAGCGCTGGCAATCTCGATGGCGACATCCCGCTGTTCCAGGCCTGGTACCCAGCCCCTCAGCGTGGCCACGCCCAGGAAGACGTCGACACGAACGTTGTCATCCGCCATACGCGGGTCGGCCGCTAACCTGTCGGCCAGCTCGAAGGCAAGCGCCTCATCACTGATCAGGTTGTTTTTCAGTATCCAGCCGTCGAGACCCGTTGAGCCCACACGTTGGGCCAGGTGACTTATGGCATTGGTGCGAACCCGGCCAGTTAAACTCACCACACCCTCCTGGGCTTCGACAAGGATATCGGACGTGGTTGTGCGCAGCGCCTGCTCTTCCGACAACTGGTCGTAGACCTGCCACGCAATCTCCTGGGCCTTTTCGTCTTGCGCGGAAACTCTGATCATTCTTCATTCCTCCTGGAACTCCGGTGCGCCATTGGTTGTTAATCCCATTATGGCACAGGATGATCCCGGGAGCAAGAACAATGAGCGATTCCCACAGACCAATTCGATCTCTATGCACGAGCGCGCCTTGCCCTGCAGGCAGAACTGGCCGACAGGTAGCCCGACTCCCGGCAACATACCCTGGTGGTGGCAGAACGTCGCAGTTTTTGACATCGAACTCCACATCAACTAGAATGACATCTGAACTGAAAGCATTTGCCAAAAACCCGACCAAACTCATCTCATACGGAGGTCACCGATGGCTGCAACCTCTTCCAACATGTTGCCTCTTGGCACGGAGGCACCAGATTTCAACCTAACTGATACTGTTTCGGGCAATATGACCAGCCTGGATGAAAAAAAGTCTCACAACGCGACGGTGGTCATGTTCATCTGCAACCACTGCCCCTTTGTCATCCACGTTCAGGGCGAACTGGTTCGCCTTGCCAACGACTATCAGGACAAAGGCGTCTCCTTCGTGGCAATCAGTGCCAACGATGTGACAACGCACCCCGACGACTCGCCCGAGAAGATGAAGGCTGTCGCCGAACGCCTTGGCTACCCCTTCCCCTATCTTTACGATGAGTCCCAGGAGGTTGCCGAGGCCTACCAGGCTGCCTGCACACCTGATTTCTATATCTTCGACGGCGACCTGGCCCTGGTCTATCGCGGTCAGCTCGATGGATCCCGGCCAGGCAATGGTGTGCCGATCACAGGCC
This region includes:
- a CDS encoding DinB family protein is translated as MAVEQDLTGTLGANLWVIQRQVDGLTDEDSYLQPPFSGNCLNWVLGHIVVGRNRMLVLLEQEPLWGDAETALYQTGSEPIVVGGGALSLATLLETLERSQELIAVSLGQASEAQLAEIVPFRGRESSISDAIAGLAWHETYHTGQTELLRQLAGKNDKVI
- a CDS encoding glycosyltransferase is translated as MKTVLVHDWLNQIGGAENVLETLVEMFPEAQVYTSIYAADRMPESYREWEIRTSTMQHLPLVASHHQAYLPFYPLAFEQFDFTGYDLVLSNKSAFCHGVVTPPETLHICYCLTPTRFLWMYDSYRAREGLGAVTDLVLRPLLSRLRLWDRLAADRVDHFVAISRVVQQRIRTYYRRDSDIIYPPVDVERFTPSDRSPGDYYLAGGRLIPYKRVDLAVDAFNELGLPLIVFGDGRDRAELESRAASNITFLGRVSWDTLADLFQHCQAFVFPGLEDFGIAPVEAQAAGRPVIAYAGGGALDTVIPGKTGVLFFEQTAETLAETVRSFDVVSISPGDCRENAERFSQERFRLELMNYVEARLVEHQAGISFRTHWA
- the dnaN gene encoding DNA polymerase III subunit beta, which produces MQVSCLQENLARGLSMVGRAVVPRSSWPILGNILIATDDGRLRLAATDREIGITCWIGAKVEDEGTITVPARLLSDFVNQLPPELIDMNLSVRTLTLNLKCARFDTNVKGIDASEFPILLTASDDSGEGIGNQGFHITSIPVSTMGQMINQVAFAAAKDESRPSLTGVNARFDGERLTMAATDGFRLAIRSTILENPPAEPIEMVIPARALTELQRVIGLLPASEDEQMVDIYLADTHNQVLFHLPDVDMVSSLIELSFPKYEAIIPKTFATRTVVDTGSLLKALRVANIFARDSLHIVRFQVAPGVNGQPGTLTLTATSAESGDNVAELDALVEGGESEIAFNARYMIEVLNAIEEPEIALETTRASAPGVIRPVGVGPEEFTCVVMPMHISG
- a CDS encoding DNA replication/repair protein RecF produces the protein MYLAHLSLTNFRNYSRLELDLSDGITLLQGLNAQGKTGFLEAIAYLSTSRSLLSTAERELVNWLAWEQPLPFARIVGEIEGGGRRDKIEIVLVQNANSSANGPRLRKEVRINGSPRRAIDLIGQMPVVLFLPHDIQLIAGSPSNRRRYMDIALCQMQRDYCRALSAYGRVVQQRNALLKDLRQRQGSRDQLTFWDDQLIEHGDLVMARRASFLADLEFEASQRHLSLTEGRERLHVDYKPSLALEESDLSERDEIDSDDPPFLSEPSAFPYQSAGPSSISDLFRQALEQNRQREIAAGMSLTGPHRDDIQFLVEGRDLRTYGSRGQQRTATLSVKLAEVAVMQRALTTPPILLLDDVMSELDRDRRAALLEALGGVQQALVTTTDWEDFTPEFRRQARCMQVDGGLVQTVTTGAEEPERQPPTRDG
- a CDS encoding Hsp20/alpha crystallin family protein, with amino-acid sequence MTKVVTRWEPMRDFVTLRETMDRFLEDNNVRASWTALAQRPGMNGSEWRLPLDVYTTEEEIVIGASVPGVSAESVEITVEGDVLSIKGELPAPMENVDYLMRERHYGKFSRSLTINVPVDADSIEATFENGVITVVVPKAEESKPKTIKVQAK
- a CDS encoding BON domain-containing protein; this encodes MIRVSAQDEKAQEIAWQVYDQLSEEQALRTTTSDILVEAQEGVVSLTGRVRTNAISHLAQRVGSTGLDGWILKNNLISDEALAFELADRLAADPRMADDNVRVDVFLGVATLRGWVPGLEQRDVAIEIASAVPGVVRVDDHLASVA
- a CDS encoding thioredoxin family protein; translation: MAATSSNMLPLGTEAPDFNLTDTVSGNMTSLDEKKSHNATVVMFICNHCPFVIHVQGELVRLANDYQDKGVSFVAISANDVTTHPDDSPEKMKAVAERLGYPFPYLYDESQEVAEAYQAACTPDFYIFDGDLALVYRGQLDGSRPGNGVPITGQDMRAALEAVLAGNPVSADQIPSIGCNIKWKN